A single window of Nasonia vitripennis strain AsymCx chromosome 4, Nvit_psr_1.1, whole genome shotgun sequence DNA harbors:
- the LOC103316836 gene encoding uncharacterized protein LOC103316836 — MVGKRAIAGTFASADSEEFREIILREWEASEAHESPGNPYAADFVTLLRKPDGSLYFWRTEHQLRKFDNYLSPREREIVNRVWPQREKLFNFNLVYEPSPEYVTRNEIYGLMEEQSKMFLKSIELLVKQRTVPIKTEQSTLPAPSTSAHVQEIEERAGSSPAETAPGQKTKEKPKITSDVIITRSPFVEAVASTPNPVFSLLDMNINMNPQTSKRADQLEEGEIDEPDSSAPNSPPPDNFTPWDEQTFGRYQMGESKPGLGIFNGRECCIPTSEEDKVEAVKIGKEPKAPTRTFYAESKQSGQGRRICHGCGMEGHFQSTCPHPGRKQCYNCLKIGLHLAKDCRKRKSDNGAGDFVAQAPEAKKSKWMPKRGGATVNHRGGGNQPARAGQGRGNRGRGRGYTGQVGQNRSLGQGGLQPPLIPPSYCRKLRRLLRRGN, encoded by the exons ATGGTGGGAAAGAGAGCGATCGCCGGCACTTTTGCAA GTGCAGATAGCGAGGAGTTCCGCGAGATAATCCTCAGAGAGTGGGAAGCCTCCGAGGCACACGAATCACCGGGCAATCCTTATGCTGCTGACTTCGTCACTCTGTTAAGAAAGCCAGACGGTTCTCTGTACTTTTGGAGGACGGAGCACCAGCTGAGAAAGTTCGACAACTATCTCTCAccaagagagagggagatcgTCAACAGGGTGTGGCCACAGAGGGAGAAGCTCTTTAATTTCAACCTCGTATACGAGCCATCTCCAGAGTACGTGACCAGAAACGAAATTTATGGTCTCATGGAGGAACAATCAAAGATGTTTCTGAAAAGCATCGAGCTATTGGTCAAACAGCGGACTGTACCAATAAAAACCGAGCAAAGCACTCTGCCGGCACCATCCACGAGTGCTCATGTACAGGAGATCGAAGAAAGGGCAGGGAGCTCACCGGCTGAGACTGCTCCAGGTCAAAAGACCAAAGAAAAACCCAAAATAACATCCGATGTTATTATCACAAGATCGCCATTTGTTGAGGCTGTAGCATCGACTCCCAACCCGGTATTCAGTCTTCTCGATATGAACATTAACATGAACCCTCAGACCTCTAAGAGAGCAGATCAGCTGGAAGAGGGTGAAATCGATGAACCAGATAGCTCTGCTCCCAACAGCCCACCTCCGGACAATTTTACACCCTGGGATGAGCAGACCTTCGGGAGATATCAGATGGGAGAAAGCAAACCAGGCCTGGGTATATTCAACGGACGAGAATGTTGCATACCTACGTCCGAGGAAGATAAG GTGGAAGCTGTCAAAATTGGCAAAGAGCCAAAGGCACCTACGAGGACCTTTTATGCTGAATCTAAACAATCGGGACAAGGACGTCGCATCTGCCACGGCTGTGGCATGGAAGGACATTTCCAGTCTACTTGTCCTCATCCAGGAAGGAAGCAGTGCTACAATTGCCTGAAAATAGGCTTGCATCTGGCCAAGGATTGTAGGAAGAGAAAATCCGACAACGGAGCTGGAGACTTCGTCGCGCAAGCTCCAGAGGCAAAGAAGAGCAAGTGGATGCCTAAGAGAGGCGGTGCGACAGTCAACCATCGAGGTGGCGGCAATCAGCCTGCAAGGGCAGGACAAGGAAGAGGCAACAGAGGCCGAGGAAGAGGCTATACGGGCCAAGTTGGCCAGAACCGAAGCCTTGGACAAGGAGGTTTACAGCCCCCCCTCATCCCTCCAAGCTATTGCCGAAAATTACGAAG ATTACTCAGGCGAGGAAACTGA